cagggaagcccctatttatttatttttatatttatttttggctgtgttgggtcttcgtttccgtgcgagggctctctctagttgtggcgagcgggggccgctcttcatcgcggtgcgcgggcctctcaccatcgcggcctctcttgttgcggagcacaggctccggacgcgcaggctcagtagttgtggctcacgggcctagctgctccttggcatgtgggatcttcccagaccagggctcgaacccgtgtcccctgcattagcaggcagattctcaaccactgcgccaccagggaagccctgaaatgaaCTCTTTTATGCAGAGGTGCTTGATCTAGTGTCAGGagcagagtagatgctcaattcTTGTTCGTTCTCTCTCCCATTCAAAACTGAGCAGAAATAGCTTGGTGGGCAAGCGCAGCTTCTGCCTTCAACGTTTGGTCCTTTGGGGATGGTTTCATGCGCCTGTGAGATGTCAGCTCACAGCGCAGTCTCCCCAGTCCTGAAGGaacagaacagtgcctgggagaAGGGAAGCCTGTGCTTATAGTGCCTTCAAATCCAGGGGTCTCAGAAAGCTCCGAGGGCTTTGCAGAGATGGGGTGCCAGAGTCAGAACGTTGCTGCCAGGGGCAGGGGTCCCCAGATACCCAGGGCCAGCTCCAGGGGCAGGTGGCTGTGTGCAGGGTGCTGGGCTTGATGCTGTACGGTTGCTCTCTGGACATTCTTCACAGTTTTGATTAGCGGGCCCTGAAATTCGGCAGCCGGTCCTGCAGGTAAGCCCTTCTCCACACCCGCTCCCAGCCACCTGCTTTGTCGTGTCCCCCCCATCATGGCTTCACGGCCTGCTCACTCCGCTCTGTCACTGAGGGTCAGCCCCACGGGAGGCCCTTGCTCTGTGCAACTGAGTCCTCTGGTTAgcgaagggagggaggggctggagaagaCTTCGGGATGGAAAAGTTAAAAAGTCACTGTGAGCAAAGCTGGAAAGCCTCCTGGGTGAGGCAGGGTGAGATTTTGTGTTAAACTTTCAGTTTTTCCTCTTAGCTGATCTGAGGAAATGGATATGGCCTCGGCCACAGGGGATTCCTGTTCTGAGTTTGAGAGCATCACTTCCTCTGGTTGCCCAGGAGGAAGGGGTGGCTGTGTTCACGTGGCCTGGGTTGCTAGCGGGACAGGGGAGCTACTCCCCATGGCCGAGGCCATTCCGAACCCGTCAGAGGCCCAGGCAGCTCTGCGTTGCTCCTTTGGGGAAGCCTGAGGCGAGAGTGCCCTGTGGACTGGGTTTCCACTGTCTGCTCTGGGGATTCCAGTGTCCCCTGTGAACTCAGGGGGCAGGGGACTTGGTGGGCACTGGAGCCCTGCTCCCACAGAGTGTTACTGCAGGAGGATCACAGATCTCAGTCCGTTGTACCCAGTGTGATGGGAACTGTGGGTGCCTCCTTCCCCTCTGCAAGCCCAGAGGGGCcgagtgacttgtccaaagtcgcACAGCGGCCAGCAGAGCTGGGTCCTCAGTGTGGACCGTGGATGCTTCAGACCCAGGGATCTTTCCCTGTTGCTTTTTATCATACATAGTAAACGCCACCCCAGCGCTAGGCAGGGGGCTCCAAGATAATTGGtgtatttttcaacaaatacatttttttcccctttcattggTGATGATACTTGCctcattgtcctttttttttttttttttttttttaagaagatctCACCAGGGCTGTGCAGGATATAACAATAGCAAAACCAAGACAAAAAGGCCTCCCCAAGAACGTTCCAAGGAAAAAGGAGATTATGGCGAAAGACAAAGCAGATGAAAGTCTGGAAGAGGCACCACTGAGAGGTCCTGAAGACCCGAAGCCAGGGCAGGTGGTACTTAAAGAAGAGGGTGAATCTAAGTTTGAATCAGGGGATAGAGAAGCAAGTCCCCTGACCATGGACGGGGCTCCGGAGGATGTCCCAGACGGAGGGAAGATAAGCAAAGCCTTTGAAAAACTAGGCAAGATGGTCAAGGAGAGGGTGAAAGGTCCCAAAGAACCCGAGCCCCCCGCTGACCTGTACACCAAGGGGAGGTATGTGCTGGTCTCCGGAGATGCCAATTTTGTGGACCCAGGCTTCTGTTCCTTCTCTGTCCCAGCCAAAGGGGGCGTGGTGGTTTCCAAGGGGGACGACTCTGTGCGTCCTGACAGCCACGTGGAGCCCTCTCCCCAGCAGCCGGAGCCCCCTCTGGAGGACGGAGAGGGGCCTCCCCAGGGGAAAGAAGATGGTCTAGAGGACGGACAGGGGCCTCCCCAGGGGAAAGAAGATGGTCTGGAGGACGGACAGGGGCCTCCCCAGGGGAAAGAAGATGGACACCCCCCTACCCCGCACGCTGTAGACAAGGGGGATGAGATGAATGCTGAAGAACTGAAGGGCCCCCAGGGGAAACAGGAtggccagaaggaggaggagggggccaggGAGCCCTGTCCCGCAGTCACGCCTGGTCCAGAGGGGCCGTCTACACCCCAGTCTGAAGGGGCTAAGGTCATTCAGGGTGGGTCCGACGGGCCTGGAGCTCGGAGCGGCAGCCTGCCGGTGAGAAGCCCTCCCAGGACGCTGGCCTATGAGAAGGTGGAGGTGATGGAATCCATTGAGAAGTTTTCCACCGACAGCATCCAGACATACGAAGAGACTGCTGTAATCGTGGAGACCATGATTGAAAAGACGAAGGCAAACAAGAAGAAGCTGGAGGAGAAGTGCTCTTCCAGTGCCTAGGCTCGAGGGGAGAGAGTGCCTTTGGGCCACTGTTGGGAAGTGCTTGGATATTTTAGGACAAACCATATAAGACTGAGGGTTCTTGTTTGGATTAGACCATAGTTGGCCTGTCTGGCTTGCCAGCGAAGCCTTAATTAAAGcgttttctttgtttgcacatcCTTTGTCTAATTAACAGGGGCTTTGGGCTTTTAGGTGGGTTAGCCTCGCTCAGGACAGGGGTGCTGTGTTAACAGCCACCAAGCCATGCTCGTTTAGGAAAGAGACAAGCCCTTCATATGGGTCATTGAGAGACTCGTTAGAGGCTCAGAGTCTGGATTTCACACAGAAACGTGTTAGATGATGGATTGGCTGGTTTTCTCTGCATTTCAAGCACAAACATTTGATCACATGAGGAGCGTTTTGTTAGAAGTAAAACAATTAAAGGTATCTGTCTTGGTTTGGGTTCCCCCAGAAGCTGATCTCGCAGCAAGGATTTGATGTAGTTTCTGGGGGGTGTGGTCTCAGGAAgtgccaggagggcagggagacGGCGGCAGGGACAGCAAGGAGATGGGCTACCAGATGGGTCAGTCCTGTGGGTGGCTGGCGCTTGGCCCCCACCCCCGGGGGCTCTGGGAGATGGGGTAGAACATGTGCCTCCAAGTCACCCTGCCCGAGGGTGAGGGAGCTGGTGTATGGACCCAACAACGCCAGTCAGTCAGAAGGGAGCTCTGCTCCCAGGGCGTTGACTTTGGGGACCAGGAAAGCCCTCAGCCGAGAAGTACAGGTGCAGGCGTTTGGACGTCAGGCAGGGAAATACATGGAAATGGTAAGGGTCACGGGATGTAAGTGGGGGACCATTGCCACCTGCCACAGAGTATGTGCTGAATGTCCTTTTGCCTAAGTCACTTACAATTTGTCACTCAGAGATTGCAATCCTGGGTCAGGTTTCAGAAAGCAAAATCAAATGTCATCACGTAGTTCCTCGTTTAGCGGTTAGTTAATTGACTAGtccaacatttattaaacatattctGTGTGCCAGACAGTGTGGCATGCTGGTAAAGGGAGGGTTTTCAAGTTTATTAATGATCTCAGTTACCGTAATATAACATACCATACTACACATTTGTGCATGTTCtcctgtgcacacacatgcactcagGTACTTACAGTGTCACATCCTAGGAAATAGGAATTACTTGAAGCCAGAATCTTCACAAAAATTTTTATGTTGCCTGTAGATATCTCTTTTTCTACTAACagtccaaaaataatttttttacttatCCAATTAAGAAATTACTCCTTCCCCATGTCGATGCGCCAAAATCCATTAAGCGCAGTGAATAAATGTGCTGAAATGGATTATTGCATTTGCCTAAACAAAAGTACCTGGCGAGACAACTACACATTATTAGAGAAAATTGATGGTGTCATAAATTACATCCTATTATTTCTTTgttagaaataatacaaagaatacTAAATGGAGTcgcctttcctttctgtttagagctttaaaaaaatctttctctgaaTTCATTTGAGGTttcaatttcaagaaaaaaatatgcctTTGTTGTTCTTTCCAAAAGATGAGTGGAGAACCGGCTCCATGGCACAGTTTTGAGGTACATATCATTTAAAAGCTTAAGAGAGAATAATGGAAACCATTAGTGGAGCACAGAATGTGCTAGGAATTTGGACCAGTGTGTATATTATATTCAGTAACAGCCACtgcaaaccttttcttttttattttgggggacCGTGTGTTCTGTTAATATTCCTATTTAAAAAGGTGGGAGTTATCTTTTTTGGAAAGAAaggtcatttttatattttattcaatcaATGATCAAGAAGGGCTCGGGGGCCAGTTCTGTGCCACGCGTGGCTCTGGGGAGACAGCAGGGAGCACTGGACGTGCTTCTGCTCTCAAAGTCACGAATTTCTGGCGGGAGAGGAAGGCATTGCACAAGCAGGCAGATAACTAAATAGGAGAAAACCACCTAGAGACAACACTACAGGGAGATGTGCTAGAGTGCCAGGGGTCTCCTTTGAGTTGGATGGTCAAGCGAAGACCCCATGGACGAGGTGACGTGTGATCTGATGACAAGATGGGCCCATCACGGGCAGATCGGAGAGAAGAGCATTCCTGGCAGCGGGAACTGCCAGTGCAAAGATCCTGGGGCAGGAACGGACTGGCCTGTTCAAATGGGGGAAATAAAGGGGACTGGGAGGGACGATGGAAAGACGTGGGGATGATGGAAGGAGGGGAGGTTGAGGTGGGAGGCAGGGGCCGGGTGAGCAGCATTTCCGGGAGGCTCACCTCAGCCTGAAAGCCAGGCTTGCAGTGTGAAATGCAGGGCTGCCTGCAGTGGACACCTTGGCGTCTAGTCAGGCTCTTTGTCTGCCCCCCCTGCTCCCCCGACCCCAGAGCCCCACTTGCTCATTTTCTTGGCACTcctctccatttttccttctcggTTCTGTTTTTCCCAGGAGAGCTGCAGAATGGATTCATTTCCTGGCTTTTCCTCTCCCTGAGGTCTCTGAAAACAAGCAagtttttataaaaagtaaaccCGGGGGCTCAGAGCAGGCCTCCCAGTAGCATCAAAGACTAGAGAACGCCAGAGCTTTGCCACGTGTCGAGGTCCCAAAGTCCTGGTGTCCCAAGTGCTGGTCCTAACTGCTATATCAGGGGTCCTGGCCTCTTCCCCGACTCAGCCTCAAGCCCAGGACCGAGACTCTCCCAAGCCGCCTTCCCCATAAAGAAGCTGTgacccagccccccagccccccattcTCCAAGCATCTGAGTCGGTGACCAGTAACTGCTGTCGTATCAGCCGCCCTGGTGCTGACCCCCCAGACCCTCCAACCCTTGCTGCTCTGGTTCAGGTCCACGCCCCAGGCAAGCACGGCAGGCACTTGTGACTCTGCCTCAGGGGCTCCTGTGGCCCCAGGAGTGAGCTCGGTCCACACACTGGGCAGGTGGGCAGTGCAGGGCCTCCGGGGAGCAGCACTCATCCAAGACCGGGGGGCCCAGGTGCGTGAACACCCCAGCCCTCGCACTTCTCTGTTGGGATAACTCCAAGGCATGTTGTACACAGTCCCCGGTGGCTGTCAGCCCCAGATGCCCATGGAGAAACCCACTCATCTATGTGCCCTGAGTGGGACTCCTCCCTTCCGTGTCCCACTGTCCTGCTTCCCTACGTAAAGATGCTTCCTTTCCAGTAAATGACTTGACCTCGACTCCTTGTGTCAGAGTCAGCTTCTGGGAGGAACCAACCTAAGACGGCTGGTGGGCGTCTTCCCAGCCACCTCTCCCACTGCTCAGGAGGCCCTTGGCCCTGATTTTGTCTTGAGGAGCTGCTTCTCCCACACAGGTTACAGCCCTGATGGGACCATCAAGACATCCTGCCTTCCTCTGCCTGTGGGTGGGCAAGTGTCCAAACCAGACCCATTGCTGGAATAGGAGATCCGAGTCTAGCGAAGCCAAGACTGAATGTGCTGGCGCTGCCCCGTGATGGGGGGGTTCTGACGTCGCCCTACTGCTTCCCACGGTGCAATCCCTGTCCCTTTACCAGGCTGGTTTGTGCCGGCTCTTCAGGCTTCCCTTCAGTTCTGAGAGCTGCACTGCATGCTTCGGACAtgctgcttgtttgttttcactaGTCAgaattggtttctgttgcttgcaaccccAGAGATCCCAAAGATAACTGCTAGTGAAGGAGGTTTGGTATCAAGGGGGAACTCGTGGAAGTTTGGATTAGGTTGGGTTGCCCCCAGAGCAGACCCTAAACAAGGTCTCAGGGGCAGGTGGTTTGTCAGAGCGGTGATCACAGGAGCTCAGCGTGCCCTTGGCAAGCACCGGGCTCAGCTCCAAGCCGGCCTTTCTACACTCCAGTGCTGGGGCCGGAAGCTGCGGCCTCGTTCTTGCTCTGCCAGCACCTCCCTggtaggagaagagagaaaggctggaggagggagaagggcccTGCTCCTTGTTTGTTCTCATCTCCTGGCAGTGCTATCTCACCCTGGCAGCGGCAGTTCCTTCCCAGAGCAGCTGAAGCCAGTTCTCCGTTTTTCCAACATTTGCAGAAGCGGCCTCGCTACAGTCTCCTCAGGGGTCTGGGTCCTCCAGGGCGGGCCTG
This region of Physeter macrocephalus isolate SW-GA chromosome 14, ASM283717v5, whole genome shotgun sequence genomic DNA includes:
- the BFSP1 gene encoding filensin isoform X1 is translated as MYRRSYVFQARKEQYERAEEAPRAAEPDSLVEGRAAAPSLAQLQGLGERVAAHVQRARALEQRHAVLRRQLDAFQRLDELAGPEDALARHVEGNRQRARDLAAERTRLERQGAEAQRALCEFRSKYENECECQLLLKDMLKRLNKEADETLLSNLRLQIEAQFLQDDISAAKDRYKKNLLEIQTYVSILQQIIQTTPQAAAITSGMREAKLLTEREVAALQSQLEDGQEVLCLLQAQRAELQAQTAALEQNIKDAHECYDEEIQLYNEQIDTLRKEIEEAERSLERSSYDCRQLVVAQQTLRNELDRYHRIIENEGNRLSSAFTEAPITLYTVSRGASLSPRHGGKDLTRAVQDITIAKPRQKGLPKNVPRKKEIMAKDKADESLEEAPLRGPEDPKPGQVVLKEEGESKFESGDREASPLTMDGAPEDVPDGGKISKAFEKLGKMVKERVKGPKEPEPPADLYTKGRYVLVSGDANFVDPGFCSFSVPAKGGVVVSKGDDSVRPDSHVEPSPQQPEPPLEDGEGPPQGKEDGLEDGQGPPQGKEDGLEDGQGPPQGKEDGHPPTPHAVDKGDEMNAEELKGPQGKQDGQKEEEGAREPCPAVTPGPEGPSTPQSEGAKVIQGGSDGPGARSGSLPVRSPPRTLAYEKVEVMESIEKFSTDSIQTYEETAVIVETMIEKTKANKKKLEEKCSSSA
- the BFSP1 gene encoding filensin isoform X3, coding for MQNLRRPARPTKQVCILEADETLLSNLRLQIEAQFLQDDISAAKDRYKKNLLEIQTYVSILQQIIQTTPQAAAITSGMREAKLLTEREVAALQSQLEDGQEVLCLLQAQRAELQAQTAALEQNIKDAHECYDEEIQLYNEQIDTLRKEIEEAERSLERSSYDCRQLVVAQQTLRNELDRYHRIIENEGNRLSSAFTEAPITLYTVSRGASLSPRHGGKDLTRAVQDITIAKPRQKGLPKNVPRKKEIMAKDKADESLEEAPLRGPEDPKPGQVVLKEEGESKFESGDREASPLTMDGAPEDVPDGGKISKAFEKLGKMVKERVKGPKEPEPPADLYTKGRYVLVSGDANFVDPGFCSFSVPAKGGVVVSKGDDSVRPDSHVEPSPQQPEPPLEDGEGPPQGKEDGLEDGQGPPQGKEDGLEDGQGPPQGKEDGHPPTPHAVDKGDEMNAEELKGPQGKQDGQKEEEGAREPCPAVTPGPEGPSTPQSEGAKVIQGGSDGPGARSGSLPVRSPPRTLAYEKVEVMESIEKFSTDSIQTYEETAVIVETMIEKTKANKKKLEEKCSSSA